In the Leptospira limi genome, one interval contains:
- a CDS encoding Gfo/Idh/MocA family protein: MDKLRVGIAGYGVVGKRRRDCVDRHPNMKVVAVCDKVFQEEGEFSDKVRYYSDYNRLLNEDLDLLIVCLTNDIAPDATIAGLNKGLHVFCEKPPGKNLDDIKRVIQTAENNPKLKLMYGFNHRYHESIKEALQIIHSGKLGKIINLRGVYGKSKLITFNQPDWRTKREIAGGGVLLDQGIHMVDLMRLFAGDFTEVHSFISNDFWKYDVEDNAYAIMRTPEGVVGMLNSSATQWRHRFHLDINLEKGSIILGGILSGSKSYGAETMTIVTADPDNDNGDPIEQTTRYNKDFSWDEEISYFSDAILQNKEIKSGSYIEAFETMRLVYRIYYADPNWRKTYSIPNPDSI, from the coding sequence ATGGATAAATTGAGAGTAGGCATCGCGGGTTATGGAGTCGTCGGTAAAAGACGGAGGGATTGTGTCGATAGACATCCTAATATGAAAGTTGTTGCCGTTTGTGATAAGGTTTTCCAAGAAGAAGGCGAGTTTTCTGATAAAGTTAGATACTATTCTGATTACAATCGCCTTCTGAATGAAGACCTGGATTTACTGATCGTTTGTCTCACAAATGATATTGCACCAGATGCAACCATTGCCGGTTTGAATAAAGGTCTACATGTTTTCTGTGAAAAACCTCCGGGAAAAAATTTAGATGATATCAAAAGAGTCATTCAAACAGCAGAAAACAATCCAAAACTCAAACTCATGTATGGATTCAATCATAGATACCATGAGTCGATAAAAGAAGCATTGCAGATTATACATTCTGGCAAACTTGGAAAAATTATCAACCTACGTGGTGTATACGGAAAATCGAAGTTAATTACATTCAACCAACCAGATTGGAGAACAAAAAGGGAAATTGCGGGAGGCGGAGTTTTGTTAGACCAAGGCATTCATATGGTGGATCTAATGAGGCTTTTTGCTGGAGATTTCACGGAAGTTCATAGTTTTATTTCCAATGATTTTTGGAAATATGATGTAGAAGATAATGCTTATGCAATCATGAGAACACCTGAAGGTGTTGTTGGTATGTTAAATTCCTCTGCAACCCAGTGGAGACATCGATTCCATTTGGATATTAATTTGGAAAAGGGAAGTATCATCTTAGGCGGTATTCTTTCCGGTTCAAAAAGTTATGGTGCTGAAACAATGACGATTGTCACTGCGGATCCCGATAACGACAATGGCGATCCGATCGAACAAACCACTCGTTATAATAAAGATTTTTCTTGGGATGAAGAAATTTCATATTTTTCTGATGCAATCCTTCAAAATAAAGAAATCAAAAGTGGGTCTTACATTGAAGCATTTGAAACAATGAGACTTGTTTACCGAATATATTATGCGGATCCTAATTGGCGTAAAACTTATTCCATTCCAAATCCTGATTCTATTTAA
- a CDS encoding SDR family NAD(P)-dependent oxidoreductase, which translates to MQIQFKDKVVLVTGGTRGIGKKIADDFLALGAKVIITGTNSEPSTEIKESAFIYCSVDFQSKESLKQFVQYLESLNQIDVCINNAGINRINYLENTLDEDWDDMLSVNLNAPFFVTRAVSRIMKKQSYGRIVNISSIFGKVSREKRSIYSITKYAVRGLTVSSSIELAKHNVLVNTVSPGFVMTDLTKKNLSEVEMKQLESQIPIGRLAQPNEIANVILFLSSDHNTYLTGQNIIVDGGFVNV; encoded by the coding sequence ATGCAGATTCAATTCAAAGACAAAGTAGTTTTGGTCACAGGCGGAACGAGAGGGATTGGAAAAAAAATCGCGGATGATTTTTTAGCTTTGGGTGCGAAAGTCATTATTACTGGAACAAATTCAGAACCATCCACGGAAATTAAGGAATCTGCTTTTATATATTGTTCTGTTGACTTCCAAAGTAAGGAAAGTTTAAAACAGTTTGTCCAATATTTGGAATCTTTGAATCAAATTGATGTATGTATCAATAATGCTGGTATCAATCGAATTAACTATCTCGAAAATACTTTGGATGAAGATTGGGACGATATGTTGAGTGTAAATTTAAACGCTCCCTTTTTTGTAACTCGAGCAGTTTCCAGAATAATGAAAAAACAATCTTACGGAAGAATTGTAAATATTTCCTCTATATTTGGTAAGGTGAGTCGTGAAAAAAGAAGCATCTACTCAATCACAAAATATGCAGTTAGAGGTTTGACAGTATCTTCGTCAATTGAATTGGCAAAACACAATGTACTAGTGAATACAGTTTCTCCTGGATTTGTAATGACAGATTTAACTAAAAAAAATCTGAGCGAAGTGGAGATGAAACAATTAGAATCTCAAATTCCAATTGGGAGACTTGCTCAACCGAATGAAATTGCGAATGTTATCCTATTTTTATCAAGTGACCACAATACTTACCTGACAGGACAAAATATCATTGTAGACGGAGGATTTGTGAATGTATAA
- a CDS encoding Gfo/Idh/MocA family protein encodes MDNLNQKIAKVAIIGCGRVSGHHCRSVIETEGAELIAVCDLDENKANAYRDQYGAKSYTNYHKMLAENPEINTVAIITPSGMHFEHGLEILEKYKKNLIIEKPTFMKPSQLDQVFDLAKKNGVHIFPVFQNRHNLAVQRVKQGLISGELGKIRIVSVRVRWCRPQHYYDLAPWRGTYSMDGGCLTNQGIHHIDLMRFFGGDAVEVCAKMNTQGAKIEVEDTAVGSVLFKNGALGSVEVTTAARPIDFEASLSIVCENGLAQIGGIAVNELQIYTPDPTVCSVNSEDFSGNVYGRGHFKLYQEIVNFYQKNEPFSVSNDDAKSTIRLLNAFYLADEKNSWINVDKATESYRLGSANENLANLYRTPKN; translated from the coding sequence ATGGATAATTTAAATCAGAAAATTGCAAAAGTGGCAATTATAGGATGCGGAAGAGTATCCGGTCACCATTGCAGATCTGTTATTGAAACGGAAGGAGCTGAGTTAATTGCTGTTTGTGATTTAGATGAAAATAAAGCAAACGCATATAGAGATCAGTATGGAGCAAAATCTTATACTAATTACCATAAGATGCTCGCTGAGAATCCTGAAATCAATACTGTTGCTATTATTACTCCTTCCGGAATGCATTTTGAGCATGGATTGGAAATTTTAGAGAAATACAAAAAAAATCTAATCATTGAAAAACCTACGTTTATGAAACCTTCCCAGTTAGATCAGGTTTTTGATTTAGCTAAGAAAAATGGAGTTCATATATTCCCTGTTTTTCAAAACCGACATAACCTTGCCGTTCAAAGGGTAAAACAAGGTTTGATTTCAGGAGAATTGGGCAAAATCAGAATTGTTTCTGTTCGTGTTAGATGGTGTCGTCCACAACATTATTACGACCTAGCTCCTTGGAGAGGAACTTATTCCATGGATGGTGGTTGTTTGACGAATCAAGGAATTCATCATATTGATTTAATGCGTTTTTTTGGTGGAGATGCCGTTGAAGTATGTGCAAAGATGAATACTCAAGGTGCAAAAATCGAAGTGGAAGATACTGCCGTTGGTTCCGTTCTTTTTAAAAATGGAGCATTAGGTTCTGTTGAAGTTACAACTGCAGCAAGGCCAATTGATTTTGAAGCTAGTTTATCCATAGTCTGTGAAAATGGTTTGGCACAAATTGGCGGAATTGCAGTTAATGAACTTCAGATTTATACACCTGATCCAACGGTTTGTTCCGTAAATTCAGAAGACTTTTCAGGAAACGTATATGGTCGAGGTCATTTTAAGTTATATCAGGAGATTGTTAATTTTTATCAAAAAAATGAACCATTTTCTGTTAGTAATGATGATGCTAAATCAACAATTCGACTTTTGAATGCCTTTTACTTAGCAGATGAAAAAAATAGTTGGATAAATGTAGATAAAGCAACCGAAAGTTATAGATTGGGTTCGGCTAATGAAAATTTAGCGAATCTTTATCGCACTCCCAAAAATTAA
- a CDS encoding 3-deoxy-manno-octulosonate cytidylyltransferase, which yields MRTIGIVPARMAASRFPGKPMYPILGKPMVEHVFRRAKLYEGWDELVIATCDEEIANFAKSQNFPVFMTGSHHTRALDRVAEAGTKFDTKLEDDDIVVCVQGDEPMLSPDMMDAVVAPLKKDKSIPATVLAMHITEEDIWRNPDTVKIIHNAKGQVLYTSRMPLPYSKGSFSPELGARRIYGIFAFRWKYLQDFTNHPETRLEQLEACDSNRILDMDFTQYIAPYPYVKSYSVDSPSDITLVENHIKEDKYFGLY from the coding sequence ATGAGAACAATTGGTATCGTACCTGCAAGAATGGCTGCATCTAGATTTCCCGGAAAGCCAATGTATCCTATATTAGGAAAACCTATGGTAGAACACGTATTTCGTAGAGCAAAACTATATGAAGGTTGGGATGAATTGGTAATCGCCACATGTGATGAAGAAATTGCTAACTTTGCAAAAAGTCAAAACTTTCCTGTGTTTATGACTGGTTCACACCATACAAGAGCTTTGGATCGAGTGGCTGAGGCGGGAACAAAGTTCGATACAAAATTAGAAGATGATGACATTGTAGTTTGTGTTCAAGGTGATGAACCTATGTTATCACCTGATATGATGGATGCCGTCGTTGCTCCTCTTAAAAAAGATAAATCCATTCCTGCAACCGTTCTTGCAATGCATATTACGGAAGAAGATATTTGGAGAAACCCGGATACTGTGAAAATTATACACAATGCAAAGGGTCAAGTATTGTATACTTCTCGGATGCCACTGCCTTATTCTAAGGGTAGTTTTTCACCTGAATTAGGAGCTAGAAGAATTTACGGAATATTTGCTTTCCGTTGGAAATACTTACAAGATTTTACGAACCATCCTGAAACTCGTTTGGAACAATTAGAAGCTTGTGACAGCAATCGGATTTTGGATATGGACTTTACGCAATACATTGCTCCTTACCCATATGTGAAGTCCTATTCAGTTGATAGTCCAAGTGATATCACTTTGGTGGAAAATCATATCAAAGAAGATAAATACTTCGGATTGTATTAA
- a CDS encoding FkbM family methyltransferase, giving the protein MKSLLRRFVIWAFANPISRRIINLELYNFFENVKVKTDKKDISFFGFGDVPVWRAKTLFTKEPETIDWINTFPEGSVFWDIGANVGSYSVYAASRDKGLKVLAFEPSAANYFLLNRNIFLNRMDDAISAYAVAFNDQDSLGFFHMNSDLPGGAMNLFSEEAVQETKIGLDMIQMNCKQAMVSYSIDSFVELYKPPFPNYIKIDVDNIEDKIVKGGLKTIRNPKVKSVLIELDDNDVEYGKKVLQMMKKAGFHNYEKKHSPMFENSKFSSFYNYIFYRK; this is encoded by the coding sequence ATGAAATCATTACTTCGTCGTTTTGTCATTTGGGCCTTTGCAAACCCTATATCAAGAAGGATCATTAATTTGGAACTTTATAATTTCTTTGAAAACGTAAAAGTAAAAACAGATAAAAAGGATATTAGTTTTTTTGGTTTTGGTGATGTTCCCGTTTGGAGAGCAAAAACTTTATTCACAAAGGAACCTGAAACTATCGATTGGATCAATACTTTTCCAGAAGGATCTGTTTTTTGGGATATTGGTGCCAATGTAGGAAGTTATTCAGTATACGCGGCAAGTAGAGACAAGGGTTTGAAGGTTCTTGCTTTTGAACCTTCTGCAGCAAATTATTTTTTACTTAACCGTAATATATTTTTAAATCGCATGGATGATGCCATTAGTGCGTATGCTGTTGCATTCAATGATCAAGATTCTTTAGGTTTTTTTCATATGAATTCTGACCTTCCTGGTGGAGCAATGAATCTTTTTAGTGAAGAAGCTGTTCAGGAAACAAAGATAGGTTTGGATATGATTCAAATGAATTGTAAACAAGCAATGGTTTCCTATTCTATAGATTCCTTTGTCGAACTATATAAACCTCCGTTTCCAAATTATATAAAAATAGATGTGGATAACATTGAAGATAAAATTGTGAAAGGCGGACTAAAAACAATTAGAAATCCTAAAGTAAAATCCGTTTTAATAGAATTAGATGATAATGACGTGGAATATGGAAAAAAGGTTCTACAAATGATGAAGAAAGCTGGTTTTCACAATTATGAGAAAAAACATTCTCCTATGTTCGAAAATAGTAAATTTTCATCTTTTTATAACTATATTTTCTATAGAAAATGA
- a CDS encoding pyridoxal phosphate-dependent aminotransferase, which produces MNSNLRKPLLDPSLERPDWQKSTPRTNEKLWLDKNENLDPYLLEVTSSILSELNPMTLSTYPECAELYRKIAKWTNTSPDSLILTPGSDGAIRLAFEAFINEGDSVIHTLPTFAMYPVYSKMFGAKTYPLVYEKSEDGPKLTLEKILSHINEIKPKLFCLPNPDSPTGTVLELKDIKRILAVCIETNTIVLIDEAYHPFYEDTCVGLIHEFKNMIVARTFAKAWGLAGLRIGYAVGNPEIIKFYHKLRPMYEVSTISIAFMEKMMDHADAMYDSVRRLSEGKKYFCEEMKSLGFKVLKTHGNFQHVSFGNSAEKIHEVLKNHVLYREDFKEECLSGYSRFSITTIEKFRPIVDLIKKEMKNG; this is translated from the coding sequence ATGAATTCTAATTTAAGAAAACCATTATTAGATCCGAGTTTAGAAAGGCCAGACTGGCAAAAGTCAACACCAAGGACGAATGAAAAACTTTGGTTAGATAAAAATGAAAACTTAGATCCTTACTTATTGGAAGTCACATCTTCAATTCTATCTGAATTGAATCCAATGACATTGTCTACTTACCCGGAATGTGCTGAATTATATAGAAAAATAGCGAAATGGACAAATACATCTCCTGATTCATTGATTCTTACTCCTGGAAGTGATGGTGCGATTCGTTTGGCCTTCGAGGCCTTTATCAACGAAGGCGATTCTGTAATCCATACTTTGCCCACATTCGCTATGTATCCTGTATATTCTAAAATGTTCGGGGCAAAAACATATCCTCTTGTTTATGAAAAGTCTGAAGATGGACCAAAACTTACTCTTGAAAAAATACTTTCTCATATCAATGAAATTAAACCTAAATTGTTTTGCCTTCCGAATCCGGACAGCCCTACTGGAACTGTTTTAGAATTAAAGGATATAAAAAGAATTTTAGCAGTATGTATCGAAACAAATACGATTGTTCTTATTGATGAAGCGTACCATCCATTTTATGAAGACACTTGCGTTGGATTGATCCATGAATTTAAGAATATGATAGTTGCAAGGACATTTGCAAAAGCTTGGGGACTAGCTGGTCTTAGAATCGGTTATGCAGTTGGAAATCCTGAGATCATTAAGTTTTATCATAAGTTGAGACCTATGTATGAAGTAAGCACAATAAGCATTGCCTTTATGGAAAAAATGATGGATCATGCGGATGCTATGTATGATTCGGTGAGAAGACTGAGTGAAGGTAAAAAATACTTTTGTGAAGAGATGAAGTCGCTTGGATTTAAAGTTTTGAAAACACATGGTAATTTTCAGCATGTAAGTTTTGGAAACTCTGCAGAAAAAATTCATGAAGTTTTAAAAAACCATGTTTTATATAGAGAAGATTTTAAAGAGGAATGTTTGTCCGGATATAGTCGTTTTTCTATAACAACCATTGAAAAATTTAGACCGATTGTCGATTTAATTAAAAAGGAAATGAAAAATGGATAA
- a CDS encoding AroB-related putative sugar phosphate phospholyase (cyclizing), whose translation MYKEIHIKSSQKEYEVSFVDDIFTLIQKFINDGSFLVVDSKIYDLYLKEKLDHSLLGKKILLIEAEEQNKNIESSQKLIQTLVENSVKRSSKIVAIGGGITQDIVCFTSSILFRGVPWVFIPTTLLAQADSCIGGKSSINFRNVKNLIGTFNPPDNIYIDPIFLNSLSEEDVKSGIGEMYHYFFHSASPLIQDFHNDRLHVLSDRSLLVKYIYESLTIKKEVIEIDEFDRGVRRKFNYGHTFGHAIEALTDYQVNHGQAVTIGMDLANFLSFQFGLISENEYNSMSVLLRANFPKFSFSSFSIEEYTSFLQKDKKNVNSNLTCILTKGAGHLEVYEMELNDTNKSLISTYFAEEYLKPV comes from the coding sequence ATGTATAAAGAAATTCATATAAAGTCTTCTCAAAAAGAATATGAGGTATCATTTGTAGATGATATCTTTACATTAATTCAAAAATTTATTAATGACGGATCTTTCCTAGTTGTTGATTCCAAAATCTACGATTTGTATCTTAAGGAAAAATTAGATCACTCTTTACTGGGAAAAAAAATACTATTAATCGAAGCAGAAGAACAAAATAAAAATATTGAATCTTCGCAAAAATTGATTCAAACATTGGTAGAAAATTCAGTAAAACGAAGTAGCAAAATTGTTGCGATAGGTGGAGGAATTACACAAGATATAGTTTGTTTTACTTCTTCTATTTTGTTTCGGGGTGTTCCTTGGGTTTTTATTCCTACAACTTTGCTAGCGCAGGCAGATAGTTGTATTGGAGGTAAATCATCGATAAACTTCCGGAATGTTAAAAATTTAATCGGAACTTTTAATCCTCCTGATAATATTTACATTGATCCTATTTTTTTAAACTCGCTTTCTGAAGAGGATGTAAAATCGGGAATCGGTGAAATGTATCATTACTTTTTTCACAGCGCATCACCTTTGATTCAAGATTTTCATAATGATCGATTACATGTTCTTTCAGATCGTTCCTTACTTGTTAAATACATTTATGAAAGTTTAACGATAAAAAAGGAAGTAATTGAAATTGATGAATTTGACCGAGGAGTGAGGCGTAAATTCAACTATGGACATACATTCGGACATGCGATTGAAGCTTTGACTGATTATCAAGTAAATCATGGCCAAGCAGTAACCATTGGCATGGACTTAGCAAATTTTCTCTCTTTCCAATTCGGATTGATTTCTGAAAATGAATATAATTCTATGAGCGTTTTATTAAGAGCAAATTTTCCTAAATTTTCCTTTTCTAGTTTTTCTATCGAAGAATATACTTCTTTTCTTCAAAAAGATAAAAAAAACGTAAATTCTAATCTTACATGTATACTTACCAAAGGTGCAGGGCATCTGGAAGTTTATGAAATGGAATTGAATGACACAAACAAGTCATTGATTTCAACTTATTTCGCTGAAGAATATTTAAAACCAGTTTAA
- a CDS encoding class I SAM-dependent methyltransferase: MTENIKYNNENISNYFKENRVQWNQFYESEKNVIEKVWPGGNPKVLDIGCGCAGLGLALKERFGHTLYTGIEINSQAAIIAKEIYPEALVLDEDFLKLKHPSIKENDFDIVFSLSCIDWQLNFEVMLKKAWAMVKEGGVFIASFRITAGETVNDIKKSYQYINYDGIEEGEIAPYVVLNAKELMSHFENLGAGDIYAYGYYGPPSKTAKTPYIKLCFGVLAVTKPKSNETKFNREFLLPEDLLSIIG; encoded by the coding sequence ATGACAGAGAATATTAAATATAATAATGAAAACATAAGTAACTATTTTAAGGAAAACCGAGTTCAATGGAACCAGTTTTATGAATCGGAAAAAAATGTTATCGAAAAGGTATGGCCAGGTGGAAATCCAAAGGTATTAGATATTGGTTGTGGTTGCGCCGGATTGGGACTTGCTTTGAAAGAAAGATTCGGACATACACTTTATACTGGAATTGAAATCAATTCACAGGCTGCTATTATTGCCAAAGAAATATATCCAGAAGCTTTAGTTTTAGATGAGGATTTTTTAAAACTCAAACATCCTTCTATTAAAGAAAACGACTTCGATATTGTATTTTCTTTAAGTTGTATCGACTGGCAGTTAAATTTCGAAGTTATGTTAAAGAAAGCATGGGCCATGGTAAAAGAAGGTGGAGTGTTTATCGCAAGTTTTCGGATTACTGCTGGTGAAACAGTTAACGACATTAAAAAATCTTATCAATATATTAATTATGACGGAATTGAGGAAGGAGAAATTGCTCCTTATGTTGTGTTAAATGCGAAAGAACTAATGTCTCACTTCGAAAATTTAGGAGCAGGAGATATTTATGCATATGGTTATTATGGACCTCCTAGCAAAACAGCAAAAACTCCTTACATAAAATTATGTTTTGGTGTTCTGGCCGTTACAAAACCAAAATCTAATGAAACAAAATTTAATAGAGAGTTTTTACTCCCTGAAGATCTTCTTAGCATTATTGGTTAA
- a CDS encoding phosphoglycerate dehydrogenase, which yields MKKKIFISTYPFGNYDPEPLRLLNETGWEILTNTFKRKLKSEEVAEIAKDVDGIIAGTEDLTPLIHKNPNLKFISRVGIGLDSVPLSLCKEKNIRVSYTPDAVTKAVVELTIGLMVSITRFVPNADRELRKGKWSRFTGKRLGESTIGLIGLGRVGTNVLKILAGFSPKKILINDLIDKTKEVESILRESGVSFAFVDKDQIYKESDLVSLHVPLTKLTRNLIGKDQLNQFKKDSFLINTARGGIINESDLYDALKNNIISGAAVDVFEEEPYKGNLCELENILLTQHMGSCSYDCRLLMERGAAEEIIRFFKEEPLQSEVPSDEYLNQI from the coding sequence ATGAAAAAGAAAATTTTTATTTCTACATATCCGTTTGGAAATTACGATCCAGAACCGCTGCGGTTATTAAATGAAACCGGTTGGGAAATTCTAACCAATACTTTTAAAAGAAAATTAAAGTCTGAAGAAGTGGCAGAAATTGCAAAAGACGTGGATGGGATCATTGCGGGAACTGAAGATTTAACACCTCTAATCCATAAGAATCCAAATTTAAAGTTTATATCCAGAGTCGGCATTGGACTTGATTCCGTTCCTCTTTCTTTATGTAAGGAAAAAAATATTAGAGTTTCCTATACTCCTGATGCAGTTACAAAAGCTGTGGTTGAGTTAACAATAGGACTTATGGTATCTATTACTCGTTTTGTTCCAAATGCAGATAGGGAACTGAGAAAAGGGAAGTGGTCTAGATTTACTGGCAAAAGATTGGGAGAGAGTACGATCGGTCTTATTGGACTTGGCAGAGTCGGAACAAACGTTCTAAAGATTCTTGCTGGATTTTCTCCTAAAAAAATTCTTATCAATGATTTGATAGATAAAACGAAAGAAGTTGAATCTATACTACGTGAATCAGGAGTTTCATTTGCTTTTGTGGATAAAGATCAAATCTATAAAGAATCTGATCTAGTCTCACTGCATGTTCCATTAACAAAACTGACACGAAATTTAATTGGTAAAGATCAATTGAATCAGTTCAAAAAAGATTCCTTTTTGATCAATACTGCCCGCGGTGGAATTATTAATGAATCTGATTTATATGATGCGTTAAAAAATAATATAATTTCCGGGGCAGCAGTGGATGTTTTCGAAGAAGAACCATATAAAGGAAATTTATGTGAACTCGAAAATATTCTTCTGACACAACATATGGGTTCTTGTTCCTACGATTGCAGGTTATTAATGGAGAGAGGGGCTGCGGAAGAAATAATTCGTTTTTTTAAAGAGGAACCTCTTCAAAGTGAAGTTCCTTCAGACGAATATCTCAACCAAATCTAG
- a CDS encoding cyclase family protein, whose product MTHIYLNHILGLDTPSYANSGKMEILRTRSISKGDSSNEAELSFTNHMGTHIDAPYHFGSEGKALDEYPANFWVCESPYIIEYNAAPAERLGLETLLPFLKNIPDPTDVLILKTDFEKYRKDNLEYYCFQNPAIEPEVGIWLRKNKNLKFFGFDYISLSSRSHRAMGRESHQAFLCAKVNDIEIKGDSILLIEDMKLSELKQPVTKLIISPLLFEKADGAPVTVIAEV is encoded by the coding sequence ATGACGCATATTTACCTAAATCATATTTTAGGCTTAGATACTCCTTCTTACGCGAATTCCGGTAAGATGGAGATTTTAAGGACTCGTTCTATCTCCAAAGGGGACAGTTCGAACGAGGCCGAGTTGTCTTTTACAAACCATATGGGAACTCATATTGATGCTCCCTATCATTTCGGTTCGGAAGGAAAAGCGCTCGATGAATATCCTGCAAATTTTTGGGTTTGTGAGTCTCCTTATATCATTGAATATAATGCGGCTCCTGCTGAAAGATTAGGTTTGGAAACCTTACTTCCTTTTTTGAAAAATATTCCAGACCCAACGGATGTATTGATTTTAAAAACAGATTTCGAAAAATACCGAAAAGATAATTTAGAATACTATTGTTTTCAAAATCCAGCGATTGAACCGGAAGTAGGGATTTGGCTTAGAAAAAATAAAAATTTAAAGTTTTTTGGATTTGATTACATTTCATTAAGCAGCCGTTCACATAGAGCCATGGGGAGAGAGTCTCACCAGGCCTTTCTTTGTGCCAAGGTGAATGATATTGAGATTAAAGGGGATTCTATTCTTTTGATTGAAGATATGAAATTATCCGAACTGAAACAACCGGTTACAAAATTGATAATATCACCACTTCTTTTTGAAAAAGCAGACGGCGCCCCCGTGACAGTGATTGCAGAAGTCTAA